From Caldisericum sp.:
GCAATTGCTAAATGTCTTGATGACTTATATTCATTTGATAGCATATAAATTATATGAAGTACCGCAGCAACTATAAAAGAAATTAATCCAAAGAGTCTTTTTGTAGGATCGAATAAAGAAAAGAATGCAAAAATATAACCAAGAATGATAATTGAAATAAAAATTTTTGGAACTCGTTTAATCATTGATAGCCTCCTTTAAATATTTACATGAAATAGTTTTCTTGCAATATATCCTATCGCAAACGTTATCAAAACCACACCAATAACCACTGAAAACATCTCTGTGAAAGTCCTTTTGAAACTTGAATCTTGAATAACTGAAACATAAAACGAGAAAACCAATACAACAAGAAATCCAAAAATAACCGAAAAAGTAAAACCAATGATAAAATTCTTAACAAAGAAAAACGGTAGAACAAGCAACAACACCACTACAAAATAGGCAATAAAAGTGTATAATGACGCCTTCAACGGATTTCTTTTAGAAAGAACATCGGTTTTCTTAGAAATATATTCAGATGCTGCCATCGAAAGAGAGGCAGCAATACCAGTAATGAGTGCAGCAACTCCAATCGTCTTTGCGTCTTGCAAAGCAGATGATAAACCAGAAATTGTTCCCGTTATTTCAACAAGGGCGTCATTTAAGCCAAGAACTATTGAACTTACATAATAAACTCGCTCTTCCTCAATTAGTTTTATGAGATCTTCCTCGTGCCTTTCTTCGTCCTCTAAAATAGTTTTAAAATCTTCGTTCTCATTTAGAAGTTCTGAATACATTGAAACAGCATCTTCTTCGCTTCTTTCCATAAGTTTTACCACAAAAATAACTCCAAAGATATAGTAAAGAAACTTATATAACAAGATTTGAATTTTATTTTCTTTTACATCCACATTGGTCAACTTTCTTAAAACTAAATAATGTTTTGTTTCATCCTTAGAGATTTCTTTAAGTAATTCACTGTTCTTTCCCTCAAGAACCTTTGATAGAAACAAGTATATTTTAGCTCCTGTTATTTCGTCAATCTGTGCCTCGATAAGTTTTTTACGCATACCTAATTATACGCAAAAGTAAAGAAACTCGCAAAAACTTGATTTTTAACAAAAAATATGTAAAATTCACTATATAGGAGAAAGAAATGGAAATTAAAACGGTTAAAGGCTTTAAAGACATTATAGGGATTGATGCACTTCTTTTTAACGAGATTCAAAAAGTTGGATATGAAATAGCAAGTTCTTTTGGCTATAAGTTAATTGTCCTTCCAACTGTCGAATATGCAGAACTTTTTGATAGATCTGTAGGAAATACCACTGATATTGTTGAGAAAGAGATGTTTACATTTGAAGATAAAAGCGGAAGGATTCTCGCTCTCCGTCCCGAGATGACTGCATCTGTTGCAAGAAGTTTTATTGAGCACCACCTTGAAACAAACCCACTTCCCTTAAAATTCTTTTATTTTGGTCAGTGCTTCAGGTACGAAAACCCACAAAAAGGTAGATACAGAGAATTTTATCAATTAGGTATCGAATCTCTTGGCGATATTTCACCAATTCTTGATGTAGAAGTAATATACATCGCAATAAAAATAATCGAACATTTTGGAATAAAAAACCTTAAAGTAAGGCTCAATAGTATTGGGTGTAGAAAATGTAGACCAAAATATAAAGAGATACTCACGGAGGCACTTACGCCTCATTACGACGAGTTATGTAACGACTGTAAGAGAAGATTAAACACAAATCCCCTAAGGATACTTGACTGCAAGAAGGAAAGCGTTGCTCTTAAAGAAAGTTTACCTAAGATAGACGAATACCTGTGTAACGAGTGTAAAGAACATTTTGAGGAAGTGAAAAATTTACTTAATAAATTAGGGATATCTTATGAAGTCGATAATACTCTCGTAAGAGGGCTCGATTACTACTCCAAGACTGTTTTTGAAGTTGTATCAGAAGACCTTGGCGCTCAAAATGCACTTCTTGGTGGAGGAAGGTATGATTACCTCATCGAAGACCTCGGAGGAAGGAATACACCTGGCGTGGGCTTTGCAATGGGTGTTGAACGATTTATAGAAATATTAAAACAAAATAATTATAACCTTACGCAAAAAGAAAAAGTATACATAGCATATGATAAAAAATTTGTAGATTTAGCTTTTAGAATAAGAGATACTCTTATAGAGGATTTCATCGTAGAAGTTGACCCAAAAGGTGATTCTCTAAGAAAACAACTGGAAAGAGCAAATAAAAGAGATGCAATTTTAGCAATTATCATCGGAGAAGACGAAGTAAGGAATAACGAACTAAGCGTTAAAAATTTAAAATCTGGCAACCAAACAAAAATATCTACGCAACATATTTTGGACGGTATAAAGGAGATGATAAAAAATGCTTAAGCGAACTATTACTATAAGTGAAATAAACGAAAGCATTATAGGTAAAACAGTAGTTATAAACGGTTGGCTTCATAGAAAAAGGAATCTCGGAGGAATCCTATTTTTAGATATAAGGGACCGATCCGGCATAGTTCAGGTTGTCGTATATCCTGATTCTGTAGATAAGGAAACTTTTGAGGAAATTGAGTCGTTAAAAGTCGAGTCCGTTATCGGGATTAAAGGAACAGTCAAACGAAGAGAAACACCAAACCCGAAATTGCAGACTGGCATGGTAGAGATTAAACTTGAGGATTATGAGATATTTTCAAAAGCAGAAGACTTGCCTTTCAACCCTTTTGCTCCACAGGATGTCGACGAGATTGTAAGGCTTAAATACCGATACCTTGACCTGAGAAGAGATGAAATGAGAAAGATATTTGAGTTAAGAGCAAAAATCACCCAAAGCATTAGGAATTACCTCTCTTCCCATGGATTTATTGAAGTTGAAACACCGTATCTAACAAAAAGCACACCTGAAGGCGCAAGAGACTTTTTAGTACCATCCAGATTAAATAAGGGGAAGTTTTATGCCTTGCCACAATCACCTCAACTATTCAAGCAAATCCTAATGGTTAGCGGATTCGAAAAGTACTATCAAATTGCAAGATGCTTCAGGGACGAAGATTTAAGACTTGATAGGCAGCCAGAATTTACGCAGATTGACATAGAGATGTCCTTCGTTGAACAAGAAGATATAATTTCTCTTGTAGAGGACATGTATAAGAAGCTTTTTAAAGAGGTTGTAGATATTGACATAGAAACTCCATTCCCAAGAATGGACTACAAAGATGCAATGAGGTTTTATGGTTCCGACAAACCAGATACAAGGTTTCAGATGAAAATAATAGACTTCACAGAAGCCTTCAAAAATACTCAGATAAAGATTTTGCAAAATGACGGATCGAAGTTAGTTTTAGGACTATCAGTTGATGGAGCGGCATCTCTTTCAAGAGGTGAAGTTGACAAACTAAAGGAGGCAGTAAAACAATTTGATCTCAATGGCTTTGTTGATTTTAAAATACAAAACGGAGAAGTTACATCTCAATTTGCAAAATTCTTAAATGAATTTGAAAAAGAATCAATCTTAAAAAATAGTAAAGATGGAAGTCTCGTTGCAGTTTTTGTGGTTGACCGTAAGGGAGGTTTTGAAAAAGTTGGAAGGGCTCGACTGTATTTTGGTGAAAAATTCAATATGATCGACAAAAATCGCTTTAACTTTCTCTGGGTTGTAAACTTTCCATTTTACTCATATAGTGAAGAAGAAGGTCGTTATGTTGCAGAACACCATCCATTTACCATGCCAAATCCTGAAGACCTTGATAAACTTGAGGAAGACAAGGAAAATGTCCGTGCAATTGCATATGATTTGGTATTAAATGGAAGTGAACTTGGCGGCGGCAGTATTAGGATTCATAACCCCGAACTTCAGAAAAGAGTTTTCAAGGCGATAGGACTAACCGAAGACGAAATTGAATCCCGTTTTGGTTTTTTAGTGAAGGCTTTCAAATTTGGTGCGCCTCCTCATGGTGGCATAGCTTTTGGGCTTGATAGACTAGTTTGGATTTTATCAAAAGCTAACAGTTTAAGGGATGTAATTGCTTTCCCAAAGACAACTTCCGGGACGTGCCCTCTAACCGATGCCCCAAGTGATGTAGACAAAAAACAGCTGGATGAATTGGGTATACAAATAAAAAATGGATAGGATGCCCAAGGAATATAAAATAGCAGTTTATATCCTTTTCATTGGTCTCATATACTTTATTGTATTTGCGTATACTTTCTACATGAGATTTAAAATCGTTGAAAGTCCTGTCTCCAAATACATTCTAACTATCTCTGCAATTATTTTTTCTATTTACTTCTTCCCGTCTATTTTACTACTTTTAAAGAAAGAATATTCTTTAAAAGTACTTATTGGAATTACGCTTTTAAACATCATACTAAATCTTTTGATAAGTATAGCTATGCTCAATTTTAACTCTTTAGTTCTCTTTTTACACAATAGATACAAGGTGGGAACTTTTACTCCATATCTTTTCCTTGGAGTGGCAAGGCTAACGCCAGAAAGAGTAATTGCGATTATGCTAATTGAAATTCCATGGTTCATTTATCTAATATATCTTTTGCGCCACAAAGAGACCGTTGAATTTTTAAAGACTAAGGATTATCCTCTTGTAAATACTCAACAGTATACACTTGGCATAATAATCCTGCTTTTTATTACCCTTACGGTAATAAGCCTTATTTTCGGTTTGTAATAAATTCATACGGGTGTTCTAAAAATTCATTCAAGACTATAGACATTGCCCCAATAAGTCCTGAGTTTTCTTTTAACGCAGAAGAGACAACATCAATTTCCTTCCCAAATCCATAGAAAGAGTGTTTAGAAAGAGTTTGTTTTATTGTAGGGATGATAAACTCTGCAATTTTTACTACTGGTCCTGCAATTATTATTTTTTGTGGTGCAAGAATGTTTGAAACAGTAACAAGCATATTGCCAATCATCCTTGACCTCTCATTAACGACACTTATTGTAACAGGATCTCCTTCCTTTAAAAATTCGTAAAGGCTATTCATTGTAAGATTGATATTCTTTTTCTGTCTTTGAACCTCTTTAATAATAGAGTTTACGCTTGCATAAAGTTCTATACAGCCTTTGTTCCCACAATCACACTCCAACCCGTATTCCATATCTACAGAAATATGACCTATTTCTCCCGATACCCCAAAATTTCCATTGTAAAGTTTTCGGTTTAAAACAATACCTCCACCAATACCGAAACCAATATGCACAAGCAAAAAATCATTCACATCCCTTCCGTATCCGAAAAACATTTCAGCAAGTGCTTCTGCATTTGCGTCATTTAATATAAATACTGGTTTTTTCAATTCTTTTTCTAATTCTTTGACCCTAAAATTGGACAGATTTCTAAGGTTCGGGATACTTATTATAACTCCCTCTTTAGGATTTACTCTTCCAGGTGAGGAAATTCCTATCGCAAAAATGTTATCAAACCGTTTCTGAAAGTAGCTATAGTTTTCGGATATTAATTCGAAAAGTTTGTTATTTGGAATATCGGTCGTTGTCTCAACCGTTTGAACTTCCTTAATATTTCCGTCTAAATCTACGATAGCAAATCTTACATACGTGTAAGACATTTCAACTGCTAAAACCAAAAAGTTCTTGCCATTAAATTTAAGATGGAAAGGTTTTCTCCCAACATGAGTTGATTCGCCCGGATATTCTAGCACTACACCACTTTCAAGAAGAAAACTTATAATCCTTGAAACAGTTGGCGGAGTAAGGTCTGTTCTTCTAACAACAGAAATTCTCGAGATATTTGGATTATCTTTTACAAGTTTAAGAACCGTCGATGTATTTTCTTCTTTTAGATCTCTTTGGTTTTTTCCTTTCAATTTAGCCTCCTTTAAATTATCAAGAGTGAAGGAGAAACTCCTTCACTCTAAATCTATGGGAGGTAGTAGAGATTTGCAGTTTTATTTACGCTGTCTATATTATACTTAAATTTAAACGCATATGCAAGTGCTTTAAGAGGGAATTTCAAAACGCCATTCTCTACATAGCTCCTTATGTCAGGGGAACCTTCAATTAGCGGTATAGCGCTTCCGTTAAGAAGAGCCTTGTTTTGTCCAACCCAGTGCTCATATTTATTATCCATAAATGTAAGAGTAAGCTTTGTTCCGTCAAAAGAATAATTAACACCAAGGGCGTCGCAAACATCTTCAAGGGAAGTTGTAACATCGTTAAGCTTTTGGTCGTATTCTGTAGTAACATCCGCATTTTTAAATACAATTTTATTTCCGTTTTTTATTAAATAATTCTTATCAAATGGCAAGCTAATCTCTACTTTGTACCTTGTATAAAAATAGAATTCGAAGTTAGAGATCGTGGAATTCTTTCCTAATCCATCTCCGTCAAATCTTAAAACACCTTTAAAATTCTCCTTGTACGCATTTTTCACATCAGGGCTCACTGCAAATGTGATCTTAATATTCTCTTCTTGGTTTGGTAAAATTGCTCCATTAAAATCTATTTCTTTATTATTAACTTCGCTCTTAAAATTAGTTGTTTCAATTTTCTTAACTAAAACATAATCAGGAATATATAAGGTAAATTCACTTCCATCAAGGTCTTTCTGCTCAGCCTTGCCAACATTTTTGATAGCAAAGTTTATAGAAAATTGCGAATTTGGAGGTGTAGTATCGCCTATATTGAGTTTATAAGAGGAAATTAAGTTTGGAACTTCTTTTGCCTTCTCAAGAGGTAACATTGGGATTGTTGCAAGTTTCTTATTTTGGACATCATAAGAAGTAAGGATTTCCTTTTGTGTCTTTTCCTTAGGGGTAAATATATCCATTACCTTTGGCAGAACGCCTGCGTTAAGCGCATCAGGATCGGCACCACCACAGGTCCACTCGGTTGCTGTCTGTGTTATTGCTCTAAAATAACCTTCGCCATATCCATCTTGGCTTCCAGAAATAATACATACATATGGTTTATAATCCTGCTTTATAGAAAGATACTTTTTGGGTAAAATCACGGTTATTATGTTCTTTTCGTTGTCTACAGAAATCCCAAGTTCGCCTTGAGCAACTTCTCCTTTTGCATTTTGTATATAATTGCCATATGACCATCCAGCAATTCTTATTGCAACATCCCAGGGATGATTATTATCAATTAGCACATTCGGGCCCTTTATATCAATTGGTTCTGTTCTTCCTCCATCTTCAACATCAAAATACGTTTCAATAATTTGGAAGGAAAAACCATTGGGTCCATTCCAGGGATTATCCCCTATAGAACCGATTCCATATTGAAGTATGTAATTGTCTCCTGCATCAAACATCTTGAAAGATTGTAAATCAAAAAGATGTCCTTTATTCTTGAATATATCGTTAAGAGGATATGTATAAGTTCCAGGACCATTATCGTCGTTTGCTTCGTCGTAAAGTTCTCCTATAAGCTCTCCTTCGATTTTCACAGGAAATTTCAATTTTATTGGTGGTGTTTCCTTTATAGTAGCTCCGTTTTTTACTTTAACCACCGCAACATACATTTTGCTCAAATTCAAACCACTTAAATCAATCTTATAAATCCCGTTTTTGCCATAAATCTCAAAGTCAACAGGCATTCCAATACTTTCATTTGTAAACGGAAAGTTATCCATATTGAATGTTTTTGGTTTTGTTTGCTCACTTAGAAATGCATTAAGAGACTTACCGTTGTATATTGCAACTATGTAATCGTTTGCATTCAATTTTAACTCTAATGAGTTTTCCAATCCACTATAGATCGCGTTTCCAATATTCTTGTTGGATATACTAATTATTTCTGTAGGGACATTGTCTTTCAACGACAATTCGGTTGAAATGTAAGGCTCTCCATCTGGGAAGTAATTACCAAAAAGGTAATCTGGAATATCAAGTCCAAGTTTTTTATAAATCTCACCAAGATAAAGTTTGTAAAGCCTATCAAATGCCGGATCATTCCCTGAACTTTGATCGCTTCCGTACCACCAGAACCAATCAGAGCCTTCTGCAATCATTAAGTATTTCTTCACCTCGCTTTTTAGTTCAGGGGTAATAGAATTTTCTTTCTCTTTATATCTTTTATAAGCATCCAGGAGCCACATCCACGCAATATTTTCTTGTGGTTCACCAATCCATGTATCGAGAGTTGGATTAACCCAGCTTGACTCTCCGAAATAGCCTTCATATTCTTTCGTGGGAAGATTAGAATAAGAATTGACAAAAGAAATATCTTTTTGCGCGAGGTCAAGCGAAGTAACTTTATGTAGTTCGACACTTTGCCCCTTGTATTTTGAAAGATACTCAGATGGTGTAACAACATTAATAATACCTTTACTTTGAAGTTCTGATAGTTTCTTATAAAAAGCGTTCAAAAAATCGTTACCATCATTTTCGTAATACTCCCATGCATTTTCACCATCAAGAGCAATAGTGTAAACAAGATTTCCACTCGTGTTAAGTTTCTGCAAATTTGTAAGCGTTGTTTCAACATCTTGTATTGCCTCTTCTACCGGTTTTCCCGAATATCTGAAACTTATACCATCAGAAAGATATTTATCCCTAAAGAATACAGTAACACCATTAATGGTATATGGAAGATGCGATTTTACGGGATCATTTTTGTCTATCCCAAGCTGAGTCAAATTATCAATATCTGAAATGGTCCACTTTATTCCATCTTCACCAAAGATTTTAAGGACTTCATCGTTTAAGGCACATTCGGATGCCCAAATACCATTTGGTAATTCACCAAAGATCTCTTTAAAAGTGTTATTGGAAAAAGCTAATTGGTCTTTTAATTCTGTTTCCAGGCCAAAATCTACGAGAAGTGGCGAAATTGGATGTGTATAAGGTGTTGAAACTAATTCAATAGTTTTTTCTTCCAAAAGTTTCTTATACTCTGGAAAGATCATTGAAATTATTTCTTTTTGTTTATTTAAAACTAAATTCCGTTCCTCAATTGTATAATTTTCTTTTTTGTAAGCCTTGTCATAAAGTATTGAAAGTTCCTTATCGCTTTTAATATAGTCAGTATCAAGCCAGAAAAGATTAAAG
This genomic window contains:
- a CDS encoding VIT1/CCC1 transporter family protein, with the translated sequence MRKKLIEAQIDEITGAKIYLFLSKVLEGKNSELLKEISKDETKHYLVLRKLTNVDVKENKIQILLYKFLYYIFGVIFVVKLMERSEEDAVSMYSELLNENEDFKTILEDEERHEEDLIKLIEEERVYYVSSIVLGLNDALVEITGTISGLSSALQDAKTIGVAALITGIAASLSMAASEYISKKTDVLSKRNPLKASLYTFIAYFVVVLLLVLPFFFVKNFIIGFTFSVIFGFLVVLVFSFYVSVIQDSSFKRTFTEMFSVVIGVVLITFAIGYIARKLFHVNI
- a CDS encoding histidine--tRNA ligase — its product is MEIKTVKGFKDIIGIDALLFNEIQKVGYEIASSFGYKLIVLPTVEYAELFDRSVGNTTDIVEKEMFTFEDKSGRILALRPEMTASVARSFIEHHLETNPLPLKFFYFGQCFRYENPQKGRYREFYQLGIESLGDISPILDVEVIYIAIKIIEHFGIKNLKVRLNSIGCRKCRPKYKEILTEALTPHYDELCNDCKRRLNTNPLRILDCKKESVALKESLPKIDEYLCNECKEHFEEVKNLLNKLGISYEVDNTLVRGLDYYSKTVFEVVSEDLGAQNALLGGGRYDYLIEDLGGRNTPGVGFAMGVERFIEILKQNNYNLTQKEKVYIAYDKKFVDLAFRIRDTLIEDFIVEVDPKGDSLRKQLERANKRDAILAIIIGEDEVRNNELSVKNLKSGNQTKISTQHILDGIKEMIKNA
- the aspS gene encoding aspartate--tRNA ligase, which encodes MLKRTITISEINESIIGKTVVINGWLHRKRNLGGILFLDIRDRSGIVQVVVYPDSVDKETFEEIESLKVESVIGIKGTVKRRETPNPKLQTGMVEIKLEDYEIFSKAEDLPFNPFAPQDVDEIVRLKYRYLDLRRDEMRKIFELRAKITQSIRNYLSSHGFIEVETPYLTKSTPEGARDFLVPSRLNKGKFYALPQSPQLFKQILMVSGFEKYYQIARCFRDEDLRLDRQPEFTQIDIEMSFVEQEDIISLVEDMYKKLFKEVVDIDIETPFPRMDYKDAMRFYGSDKPDTRFQMKIIDFTEAFKNTQIKILQNDGSKLVLGLSVDGAASLSRGEVDKLKEAVKQFDLNGFVDFKIQNGEVTSQFAKFLNEFEKESILKNSKDGSLVAVFVVDRKGGFEKVGRARLYFGEKFNMIDKNRFNFLWVVNFPFYSYSEEEGRYVAEHHPFTMPNPEDLDKLEEDKENVRAIAYDLVLNGSELGGGSIRIHNPELQKRVFKAIGLTEDEIESRFGFLVKAFKFGAPPHGGIAFGLDRLVWILSKANSLRDVIAFPKTTSGTCPLTDAPSDVDKKQLDELGIQIKNG
- a CDS encoding ROK family transcriptional regulator; translation: MKGKNQRDLKEENTSTVLKLVKDNPNISRISVVRRTDLTPPTVSRIISFLLESGVVLEYPGESTHVGRKPFHLKFNGKNFLVLAVEMSYTYVRFAIVDLDGNIKEVQTVETTTDIPNNKLFELISENYSYFQKRFDNIFAIGISSPGRVNPKEGVIISIPNLRNLSNFRVKELEKELKKPVFILNDANAEALAEMFFGYGRDVNDFLLVHIGFGIGGGIVLNRKLYNGNFGVSGEIGHISVDMEYGLECDCGNKGCIELYASVNSIIKEVQRQKKNINLTMNSLYEFLKEGDPVTISVVNERSRMIGNMLVTVSNILAPQKIIIAGPVVKIAEFIIPTIKQTLSKHSFYGFGKEIDVVSSALKENSGLIGAMSIVLNEFLEHPYEFITNRK